Sequence from the Amphiprion ocellaris isolate individual 3 ecotype Okinawa chromosome 1, ASM2253959v1, whole genome shotgun sequence genome:
CATGATCAATAATCATGATAGACCGGCGAGATTGGTATCCGATCACAGATAATTGCCCGTATAGGAAAACACTGACTAAGTGGCTGACAGCATTTCCATCCCCGAGTAATTGGATAGGCTGTGATTACTTCCCCAGCAATAGAGTGCAAAGCAAACTGCCAACCCTGCCATGGTGTTGGCACGCTGCACGGAGTCTCTCTCACAGCCATTTATTGACCTCCTATCCCACTGCCCTGACTGAGGCCTTCACGGTTCTGCATTAGATTTCATAGAATCGGACTTGCACTATTTTTGGCCACTCAGCACTTTGCGCACTCAATTGAAATGCCTGGGCAAAGCAACCAAAGATCCCATGTGTGGCCCCTCCACACACCAAACCACACCATTACTCTTACAACCCCATATGCCAGCAGAACCGACCACAAGGGCTTCCTCGCCTCAGTCCAGTCCACCGGAGCCGGCCACAGACAGGAGAGTGATTTGAGGAGCATGGTGTGCATGCAGGGAACCCGGTACATGCAGAATTACAGCGGACATAAATCAAAAAGAggacacagtgaataaaagcaCCTTTCTCAGGCATGTTACAGATTCTCTTGTTAAATTTATGCGTCTGATTTCACTACAAGGctccatgtttttatttcagttgtgtcTCAAGGTTTTCTTCCTGGTCAGATATTAAAGCCTGAGTGAAGCAGTGCAGAAGATAAATATTATCCTGTATGTACACATTATGTAGACTCTGATGTAAAAATCTGTTCCCAAATGTGCATAATTATTGGGAAACATAAttgaactttgtgttttcatgttgaatCTTTACATCTTAGTCTTGTGAGCTGTTtcgggggattttttttgtgttcaagGCTTCTCTGAACTGCTGCCCACATCTCAGATTTGTTGCAACCTAAttggtttgggtttttttggtcacTGACAGCTGTTTTTCCCCAGTCAGGGGAAAATTGGGCAATCAAAGATTAGTGTGCAGGATTAAGGAATGGTGATATCATCATCCTCCTACTAGTAGCTCACCGGGTCCTTAGtaacattcattaaaaatattgaCACAGGAGGACAAGTTACTGCAAATCAACCTATAGAAAGAATGATTCATCAAATAGAAATCACCTGGTTGATATTTGGAGGGAAAAAATGGCTCTTTAGGCTGATAATTAGGCAGACTGCATTTAAGCCCCAACACACCACCTGCACACCCACACAGGCTTGGATAAAGATCCCTTTTAATGACTGTATGCTTGTGTTTCTCTTTACGCTCATGTTAACTTTGCAGCACCTTTTTTCATTGTTGACCTCATGCTAATCCCAACATAATTGTAATCTGctccaaaaaaacagaaaaacacctgCAAGGATCTGCAGGGCTTTAAAATTCCCTGTGGGTGGGAGACTTACTCGCTCAATTTACTGTCATGTGGTTGGTGGATTTGGAAAATGATATTACCAAATAATACCAAGAATAATTAGACTTTAGAATTTTGAACCTGACTGAGAATAAATAATGCTGCAGGTTGTACTCCTCAAAGTGCAGCTGCTGATTTCAAAACCCACTGGGGCTTTTTCCAAGTAATGTGTTGGGATTTTCCCAATGAAACAGATTAGTGAAGAGTCATTACTTTTGCAATAATGTGTTTCTGGTGCGCATATTCCCCTAATACTTGCTCATTACAACTAAGGAGGCTTTTCAGCTTCACAGCTGCCACacattacatttaaacatgcatgttttcttttcttagaCAGAGCTTCTCAGAAATATTATTCAGCAAGACTTCAGGGAACCAAATCTAAAGTCATATTTGTCTGGATTTCAGACTTCTTCTAATGTTCCATTGGTAACTATTCGACATCGTGCTTGACCCATTTATCTTAGTAAGAGTGTGCAACTGTCTTCGTCTGGGAAagataattacagtaaaaccaGGTTACCACAAACACATGACCAGTACCTTTCAGATTGGATGCCATTTTTCAAGATTCCAGTGTAGCCCTTTCTCTTGTCCAGTGGCAGAACGTCGACTAAACCGCCGTCGGCTTTGATCACCCCTGCATGGATGGCTGATCTACAAATGCTGGAGCTCtgtgaacacaaaaacaaagtaaacacaaaccaTTATTAAAATTGTCTCACAGtataaaacatatttcagtaacacacagacacacatgtcAGTAAACACACTGACTAACACACAAGGAGTGAAGTCTGAGCCAGAAGTCTGGCTCCAGGGCAACAAGCCATAAGCTCTTATCAACAGACTGCAGTAGAATCATTCTTTTCTAGTCCAAACACAGATCACACTGTCCATACGCCCTGCCAGCGATTCCAACCAGACGGTTTATGTCTCATGTTTAACCAACATTCAGCTTCTGCACCACTGTAGAAACAAATTTGGGTGCCTGAGATTACCAAACATTCCTTTGACCGTTTGCTATGAGCCAGTGTGCTTGCTTAAGTGTCTCTTGGGAGCTTGTGATCTGTGCCCAGCTGGACGTCATCAAGGGTCAGTTTCATCCGAGGTGAAGCTCTGGTAAACTCAGCGTTCACCTCCTTTGACTGTGCCAACTGGAAACTCTAAAATAAGCTGCTGGAGTAACATGAAAACCGTCACACTGTGCACGTGATAAGGTCAGTCTGAAGGGTACTTTGCTGTGATTAATCCACTGTGGACATGATTTAGGTGATGTGAAGTAATGATCTAAACCAGCTATTTCTATCTCTGAGATAAGGCAATTATGAGCCACTGAGTGGTCAGGCCCCATGCATGGTGACGCAGCACTGCCAATCTGTGGCCTTTCTAACCATCCCTCCCATTTTCTGTAAGACTTATTCATAATATGATTCAACACCTTTCTAAGCAACCCAAACATTCATCAGATCCACACAAGGGAGGACTTAAGTTGTGATttataatcatttattttattatcaagtttttgtttttgaaagatatACAATATAAACTTGTATTACGTACATCTGCATAGATGTTGTTTCCAATTACAGGTGACCAGTAGGAAGGCTGCATCTTGCAGTCGGCTGGACAAGaaattctgaggaaaaaaaatgacaatagcATAAATTTACAGCAACAGATAAGAGTCATAAAcagaaacatgattttttttcagtcattggTAATAGTTTACTTTGATACCCGTTACTTAGCATTTAGAAGCTACTAGCCGCTGGTCCTTTACCTTATCAGTGATATGTTTGATTATTTATCAGATTGCCAGTTTAAGTTCTTCATTTTAGTAATATGGAATAATAAATTGGTTAGTTTATTGGACGGTGGTTTTGGTGTCTTGTTGTAGTTCTGcctatttttttctctattgTTCTGCCTGAATTGCCTGGAAATGAGTTGCTAATAACAGGGATGGTGAAGATAGATTTGCATGAATTTGTCCATACAGTGAGAAATAGCAAAATGGAGCATGGAAGAAGTAGGTAAGAAATAGAGAAGAATACTTgctgacatatatatatatatatatatatatatatatatatatatatatatatatatatatatatatatatatacatatatatatatatcagcaGTAACCAGATAATACCATTGCTATTTATTCAGATTTGCTTAAGATAGTTCTGTTGAATTTCCTgggttttatgtttttcttttgtcttgtaAAGAGTTTCTTAATAAATGCCAACTTTTTCCACACCTACTCTTGCCTAAAAACCCACTTCTTTAACATCCTTTTGAAGCGTCCTGGTCATAAACCATTTATTAGGTATCTATAAACTGGTTTTGAATGCTTAATGGGGGagctaaaatattttaatataaatgaaCATGTTTCATCTGGTTTGACAACGCAGCAATCAGATAACTATTTATGCTTCagtaaatgacaaaatgttgGATGTGTGACGGTACCTTGGACAGTGTGAGTAGGGTCTTTTGAAAGGACAGATTTCAGCCACCGTAGTGTAGCAATCAGCAGTAATTTCtgtcacagagagagaaaagaaaatcgCTTAATATACCTAGTCTCTGTTGGCTGACTGTGCGAGTCTACATACAATCATGACTCAGAGCTCTTCTGACAGAATGATGCTTCACTCTTACCTTCCACTCTGGACACCACAAAGGCATTGCCAGGTTTATATTTGCtgtaaaagacattaaattgtTTAGAAATCAGAAAACCACTGGCTGTGAAGAAAACCCCTTATTGCACAAAACGTGAATCAtagaagcaggaaaatgtgTCTCTCAAGTGTTGCATCAGCAAATGAGATTTCAGCCTGTTTGAGAACATTTAGCAAAGCAAATATATCTACCTCAACGACTCGATGCCATTCTTTGTGGCTCTGACAAAGAATGGAAACTTCTCCGTCCTCGTGACGTCGACCACGCCTCCATTGTTGTCAATGGCGCCAGAATGGATGGCAGCTCGGCAAATACTTGATtgctgaaacaataaaaatctaaCATTTAATTATGGATATAAATTACAACATGCTGCACAAATGCAAGATGTTTGTTAGATGTTGGAAAAGCTTACCACATCATAAGAGACGGTTCCCCAAACTTTCCCTTTCTTGTTGAGACAATTTGCAGGACACTTAAATCTGCATTCAGAAGACAAGACTAAAGTGAGCCCATACGGGAAAGGAAGCATATATTCTGTGCACATTTATACAAAatgaattttacattaaaattcaAACCTGACCTGTTGCAGGTTGCTCCTTTACACTTATCTCGCAGTCTAGTCTCACACTTAATGTTGTGAGCTACAAGAACAAAGCAACAAATTAATGCAAAGCACAAAACGTGAAATTTCAAGGTTATTTTGAATCGTTCCTGTAGCTACCAAGGAAGGTGCTGCTAGGAGTTTTTGAAGGTGGTGTCCTGGGTGTGGTGGCCTTTGGAGTGGAGGGCTTGGACACTGGTTTCTTGGGAGCAGACGGTTTAGGTTTGGGGGCCGGTCTGGCAGTGGTACGAGGTGGCAGCGGAACCTGAGGCTTCTCCACCTCGTTCATGTCCTCAGTCTCTGAGCGCTGAGAGTCTGTAAATGGGTAAAAAGTTTCAGTTCGGTATTATGTTTAATCTTTAAATGAACGATGGAAATCTTGTGGGTGCTCTCACCCTTGTAGCACAAGTTATTTCTGCATCCTCCCCCAAAGCTGGGAGGGCACTGGGAACAAGGGCGGCCATGCTGATATGGGGCCTCTCCAATCCAGTTGCCCCTGCAGAAATAATGAACAATGGAAAGCTTAACAAAGGCAGACATTAATCATCAGTCCGTCGTCACAGACCACATGACTTTGTTATTACTTCAGCAGTCTTTGCCCATGGACAACACTCCTAAAAGTCATTAGTTCcacaaactaataaaaaaaatccacgtTGTCTGTCAGGCAATTATATCCTGTGGGCTGTCTGGACAACAAACACCTAATCAGCTCTTATTTTCTTTCCTTGtgcttcattattattattttttttattctcactCCTGGAGGAATTTTAATGACGCCAATATGTCATGCAAATGTCTTGGACAACTAGCGTTACATATCTGCAGTACAACTATATTAGGAACACACACTGTAGCACTGGCTAGCCCTGCAAGGATGAGGAATGTAAACAAGAGTCCAGAGACCAGAGGTGTTGATGAACagtggaacatggaggaataTTGATCTTACTTTGGGGAATAGTTGCACACGAGGTAAACGGCATTCTCCCATATCTCCCCCCACACGTTCATCTttggacacacatgcacagcacaGCCCACTCGGCTGGTGGTTGCCCAGACCAGCTGTGAAAAGGGAAATAAATGAATGGTTAGCACATCTagtttctgaatgaacagaCACACAGGAAAGTAAAGTATTGAAATTGTAGCACAGATTTCTTGACTCGCTTTCCTCACAGTCCACAGTTCAAGCAGTGATTCCAGAGGAAGCACCTAAATTGGCAGTTACAATTAATGGGTCCACTGGGACTTCCTGGTCTGCCTGGTTTGTTATTCTGGCTCAGTTAGATTCTCGTCACGTGAACTCGGTTTGCTCTTTGTGACACAATCACAAGCATTTTCATCATCCAATTAAAGCTCCAGCTggaaaaagctgcagtttttaaTATCTTAACTCAAAGAAACAGGAATCAGTGTAGGCCCATAACTGTCCAAGGTAAAATAAAACGGCTTATTAAACAGAAAGCTGCTGCAGTGGTGTTACAGATGAATGATGTGCTGTTTGACGGGGAATACGACGCAGCATATTCCAAAACTTCTCCACACTTTCCTCCCAAACGTGCACTCTCCCTCCTCAGGAATGTTCATCTTTTTCCTGGGACACTTAGAGGCCACTGGAAGCAGTGAGTCAGCACATAGACTCATGTGTGCTGAGTTCACAACGCAATCAAAGGTAGTTCTAGTGTGTGACTGACAGTAGTGGCAAATAAAAGGCAAAGAGATGGTGATGATGCTCAGATTTGGAactgtctcctctctgcagcatcTTTAAAAGAATCCAGGTCAAGCAGTGAGTGATGTCTGGTGTGTCTGGAAATGACTACCAGATGGCAGCgatcaggtttcagggtgaaagCACAAGGAGGAGTCTGGATGTTTCTGTAAACTCATCCCAACAGCTACACAGTAAAAgtagaggggaagaggaggaCGGCTCACCcacttctgtttcctttttgactgatttcttaattttctcacccattttccttttcattttctgtcaccacACTCTCTGCAATTCCAAACTTTTCTGCTTTCTGTAATAATCGATCAGATTAAGGGCTTATAGCTCCCTGCCAAATGCTTTGCAAAATTGGTGTTTCAtcagttaatttaatttaaatggtCAACTTCACAAAATGCAATGCAACAGATGGTGCAATAGAACCAgagttatatatttttattctttgtccAAAGATGGCATCTAATTTACTTGCAATGGAACTCATTTAAGTGTGTAATGCACTTTCATGCAGAGATTTACTCGTCTCACCTGGGTGTAATGGGTGCACATTGGCCCAGAACAGCGTTCTGGACACCAGGGATTGCACTCATGAGGGTAGGGATAGGTGTAGTCTTTCACCTCATCGTACCAGGCCTGGACATGGAAGGCAGGTGAGCGGTACCTGcagagcagacacacacacacaaacacagacagacaaacagtaGGCTCAGTCACAGGCCATCCAGGTATCGAGGGCAACAGGGAAATATCTGAGGGAGCTGCCAGGTGCTTTGGCCAGACTTGAGAAAGCATGAACCTCCctgctcctccccctccctgcAGTCCTCAAATGATGAGTCTGAATTTGACCTGGCACACAGAGTGGCAGCCCGTTCCCTCCATAACAGGGGAAATCCAAtcagcttgaaaaaaaaaatagagtcaCAGCAAACCTAAACATGGCTCCACAGCCGAACAAATCAGTTCTAGCTCTTTTTATAAACATCTCTTTTTACGGTATTGAAAAGTGCTGAGCTTATAAGAGCAGAGTAGAGGGGGAGTGGGAAAAAAGAAGGACTCTACATGAGGGTTTGCTGGCACAGGAAGAAAAGAAGGCAACAGGGAGGGAGGAATGGGGCTGTGAGAATGAGAGCAGATTCCTGGAAGGGCACCTGCTGTGATCGCCATATGCTGTTATACACAGAGGTCTACTGTGTCTGGTgtccactcacacacacacacacacacacacacacacacacacacacacacacacacacacacacacacacacacacacacacacacacacacacacacacacacacacacagacacacagatacacacacacactcatacaaacATGAACTTTAATACGCTCGCACTGACTAACACTGTCCATGCTTATACTTCATGCATATGGACCAAGAAAGGAGCAGTTCACTTCCAGATATGTTTGAACAGTTGTTATATTTTCCTTCTGCAAGTGGACACTCATCACTTCAGCTAACAGTTCATGACTTCCTCTCGCAACACTCACAGCTCAGAAAGTACTTAcagtaatgaaaaaaagaaggacAATGGAAATTCAAATGACTGGCTGATTATATAAGAAGACTCTTAAAAGTGGAGTCAGCAGTTCTGGAGAGAGATTGTTGATATTTAACTAGTTTGCATAATTAGATCGTTTGAATGTGCCAGATTTACTGTCCCTCACTCTCCCTCTGCCCCCTTTCCTCCCATTTTCCTCCCCTCCCTGCTGGTCACGAGTACAAACATGCATGAGCAAGAACTTGCACATTCATATCATTTTGAATACTGAACATCAGTCAAACACCAAAtggacatgttttgttttgtttttttaaataaatgtttatacCTATTATAAAAAGCATTTGGAAATTATTTATTAACTAACAATACAGCTATCAGCAACAATGTATATACAATTTATCAATGCATTCTAATCAGAAAGTTGTAATCATATAAGAAAAACTGTGTTCAtgataagtattttttttaattccttgAAGTCAAGCATCATAATATTGTTTTCACACTGATACTAAAACTTTGCTAACAACGTTGGCAACATGCATATTGATACTCAGTTGTTGCTACCTATTTACCCATTGTTAAAAATTAAGCCTTATGCATTATATTGCTACCCAAAATATGAGTGTTATTGCATCTCACCTGCCCCAGTGAACTGCCAGGTTTTGTCCAATAGACATGAGCAGGTCCTGAGGTCCGTGATCCCATTGACACTCCTCTGCCCAGTGAGTAGCAGAACGCTCCAGCTCATCATCCCAAACCTGCACGCATAACGACTGGTTTTTCAAAAGGATTTCACTTATTTCAGACACAGATGGGAAAACGTCACAGTCACCTGCTGTATCAAGTAGAATCACGTTCCGACTCGGTAAATAACTAACCACAACCTGTTCGaggcttctgctgctgcacttccTTCCTTCCCCGTTAGCTGAAACTGAGCTGCACACAAGTACAACATTAACGCTCGATGGTGACATTTGAGTGGAGCTGCTGGCGCCTGGCCCTGGTCCACTACAAATCTCCAGCAATCACAGCTGAATTATCCACATTTCCTGAACGGGATTCTTTACAGCAGTGGAAAGGAGGCTGGAAAGCAGAGAAGACACCTGACTCCCAGTGTGGAGGGTGGTGGGGGGGCGCTGTGAGGGGAGCGAGGCCTGCATACAGCGTGGCCCCTCAAAGTACATCCCCTCAGTAAATTTCCAGCCTTTTGGTGGTCGctgaaacatgcacacacagacaccactGTAACCCCAAACACCCATacactaacacaacacacacacacacacactgcctgtTCACTGGAATTTGAGAGAGCGGAGTAAATTTACAGACACTTTCCTCCGCACTGTAACCACACTCCAGAGACACGCAGGGCCACCACTGCTTCTTTCAACTTCATGGACCACGTGGATTTCAGTAGCCTACTGTGTGTCTCAACAACAATCCCTCTCCTACTTTACCCATTAACCTGACACGCAGTCCCATAATTTTTCCCCCTCTAGCTTTATTCTCCCTGTCCTCCGTTGACCCTCCTAAACTCTCCTGTGTTCTCTGCTCAGCCGTTTTGCAGGTAGGACAGAGTCAGCATTATTATCCTCCCTGTAAAAGAGCGGCACAGCAGGCTGGCAGGAGCTCGCCATCATGACTGCATGTTtccagcagagagaaaagattgtttttattgcagcaACACCGGCAACTCCGGGCAGAATAAAACCTTAAACCCTAATTACCAGCCTCGCTTCAGTGCTCATTGTTGCTGACACATGAACATTTCTCTTTGAGGTGGAGCCAAAGATGGTAACTTTCAATTATGTGTGTTGATTAAGAGGAATACAAGTGAAATATGTAATTGGGGTAATGGGACATGTCTCACCATGTACTCCATGTTTGAGGCAGTGGGATAAACGCCGCCCCTCAGCTTGTTGTGCAGCTGGAGGATCTCCTCACGGTCCGACCAGCGGATGGCTCTTCGGGTCCTGTCGCCCGAAGTGTTGCTGCCGTTGTTCTGCTCTGCATCCTCCTCATAGCGGTTCAGCAGCTGTCTGAGCTCCTTAGAGTCGGGCAAGAAGAGGGAGGCCGAGTCCCTGATGCACAGCAGCACGAGGGAGAGGACGAGGAACCAGGTCAGGGCAGCGCAGGTCATTCTGACACTTGGTCTGTCTGGGTTAGACGCTCAGACTACAACAGACAGTGGATTTCGTGTAAACGTAGCTCCTCAAAGTCCCCAACTGAACCTGAAGGGAGGAAATGTTTAATGAGTATTTCCCCACTGTGTGAGTCAACAAAGCAGAGTGCAGGTTACAAAATATGGGGGTTTCACGTTGCTAAAGGAGTGTACGAGATGTTTCCTCTGACAAAGTTGCcaatttaacacacacacacacacacatatatataaacacagaaataaatctTCCATTAACACCCCTCACCGGATTGATTTTTTGATTGCATTGGGATATAATGTCGACACGGAAAGACGTAATTCTGCatgcttttattgtgttatGTTATTATAACCAATACCTGCAGAGAGTCTCCTGTGATGGTGAAAATATAGTAAAGTGAAACAGTGTCCAAACTCAGCAGGTAACTTTTTACTCTCGGCTGTTCAGCCTTTTGCCAGTTTATGACTCTTTATTAGTTACACTAATAGAATCTGATGCAATCCAACACAACTGGCCTGCAATAAGTCATTCCTTTGAGAAGCTTTGGGAAGCTTTGTAGTGGAGTGGATTATACTGAAGGGTGATTCTAATATTCTGCCCTCCAGTATTCTCCCCTCAGTAAAATCCATCACAAACTCCTTCTTACAGTCTCAACAGTGGCTGCGAAGTTGATCCAACTCCTCTGATAAAGTGTAAACAAAAGCTTAGGACTCACATTCTAAGCTTGCATCAGATGGCACAGGTGCATTGAATAAATTGGGGAACATGTATATTATAGTATGTGATTAAATCAAACTTGTTTCAGGCATTGTGATGCATAAATGTTTGTCTTGCAACATATTGTGCATCACAGAATTGCCAACATCCTGATACTGGCACTATTTTGTGCAACATACTGTGACATTATACTGTTGCATTGTCATTCTATGAGTGGACCTCTGATTACCAACCTCAGCatttaaatgtctaaaatttaATATgcctttgtcttgttttgaacAGCTTCAATCAGCTCAGCATgaacacaaatataaaatgaacTGTATAATTAGGTTCTCCTCCATATCCAAATGATGAACTGTGTCTAAGGTCAAGATTCtatcattttcagattttctacCATGTAATAATATAACCTTAACAATAAACTGAGCTTCATGAGTAAATATAACACTCACTTTGTTTTGAACTTGTTGCACCACGGTGCACTGAGAAGCACTGCCTACCTCTACATCCTGACTGTCTCCGATTGTTTTCTAACCAAACTGAGCAGCAGGATCAGACACCGAGAAGGGAGACCTGAGTTCAGGTTGACAAGCTTTCAACTAGATGAACTGTCTTCGGGCAAAACATTGCATTCCTGacacatccagcagcagcactgtgtAACTGACTCTGTATCTGACCTCCCTCTCAAAGGCAACAAGCAAGAGGGAAGATTAAAGCTACACCAAATATCACAAActttcagagagagagagaagaggagtcAGTGAGTGTGatcagagaagaaagaaaaaataaacccaGCTCCAGCGTGCACCGGTTGCTCTTATCCTTGAATCCCTTCACCTCTTTGCCTTTGGCTGAAAAGACAGCTCGAGGTCTGGCACCGGCTCTGTGTCAACATGCTGTGCCAGCTCTGGGCACTGTGAGCCAGCGGGCAGCCCAGGCACCACACCCTTCTGCTTTCCATGTGCCCCGTCTTCACACTGAACCTCTACCAGCTTCTCTGTCTGGGCCCTTCTCACGGCTCTCATGAATTTTATACCAGAGTGACAGACAGAGTGAGCAGAAGACACACGTTCATATCCACATCGTGTCGATGGGAACTTTggtcctctctgctgctgctgctgctgctgtctgatgtgAGGAAGGACTGACCTCCTTCCTACCTCACCACAAGGCTGAGTGTAAACAGCAGCTCATGGCACAATGTGGATTGTCtgatttggaaatattttcacagtttgccTGTTTTACTTTCTAAGCCAAAGAATCCTGTAAATATTGGCACTTGGCCAGTTTTACTTTTGCAATCTTTTGCCCCTTTAACTCTAAAATCAGTGTATCTTTGAAGgaaacatggatttttttttgttgtttgtttgtttcaataGATAACTTAAAAtctaacatttattttgaaatgtagaACTTTTCCTTTTGGCTCAACAGATTGTATCCTGCACAGAGTATTTTCCAccatggagctgctgctgctcctcattGACATTTCACCAGTGAGGCTGCAGACAATGAATGGCACAGTCTTGGCAAAAGCCTCTTTTAGAGTTGATAGTGTCATATATTCATACTAGTCAAATAAATCACGAAGATGAGAAAATGCACTCGTCATAACTTGTGCACTTCCTTCTGCAGAGTGATGTGCATTAAGTACAGGTGATTTTAAACCCATTTGATACCACACTACATATGAAAGCTACAAAACAGTACGTTGCAAATAAATGCGTCGCCTTGCTCacctctgtcttcctctgtttAGTATCCAGTTGCTTGAATATTTCGGTCTCCTGTGCGCGCTGGAGAGCTGTTATTCCCTTatgacaggctgctgctgctgcttgttggCGGTGTTCCTGAAG
This genomic interval carries:
- the crispld2 gene encoding cysteine-rich secretory protein LCCL domain-containing 2; the encoded protein is MTCAALTWFLVLSLVLLCIRDSASLFLPDSKELRQLLNRYEEDAEQNNGSNTSGDRTRRAIRWSDREEILQLHNKLRGGVYPTASNMEYMVWDDELERSATHWAEECQWDHGPQDLLMSIGQNLAVHWGRYRSPAFHVQAWYDEVKDYTYPYPHECNPWCPERCSGPMCTHYTQLVWATTSRVGCAVHVCPKMNVWGEIWENAVYLVCNYSPKGNWIGEAPYQHGRPCSQCPPSFGGGCRNNLCYKDSQRSETEDMNEVEKPQVPLPPRTTARPAPKPKPSAPKKPVSKPSTPKATTPRTPPSKTPSSTFLAHNIKCETRLRDKCKGATCNRFKCPANCLNKKGKVWGTVSYDVQSSICRAAIHSGAIDNNGGVVDVTRTEKFPFFVRATKNGIESLSKYKPGNAFVVSRVEEITADCYTTVAEICPFKRPYSHCPRISCPADCKMQPSYWSPVIGNNIYADSSSICRSAIHAGVIKADGGLVDVLPLDKRKGYTGILKNGIQSESKSNTEGGSFRLFVVRQ